From Deltaproteobacteria bacterium:
CCCCCTCTTGAAAGATATCCGCCTTTATCTCCTGACCCAGCTCAAAAACATCCGCGTCTTCTACCTTCAGCTCTCGTAAAAAGTAAAATGCGCCCTTCCCCGACTTCCGCATATGACCCATCAAAGGCCTGTTTACCCTGTGCGCTTTTTTTGGCCCGAACCCGACCTGGATAGCATTGTAACCGTCCTTCTCCACCGTCTTTTTTTGTACGACAACACAGGGGCCGGCTTCTATCACCGTCACGGGAACAGCATGACCGTCGTCGTTAAAAATTTGGGTCATTCCAACTTTTCTACCAACTATTCCCTTATTCATTTCAACACCTTTAGTTTTTATATTTAAAGTTTTATCTCAACTTCTACGCCTGCAGGAAGATCGAGCTTCATAAGTGCGTCGAGAGTAGATGGATTCGGCTCGAGGATATCGATCAGCCTCTTGTGCGTCCGAATCTCAAACTGCTCCCGGGATTTTTTATCGATGTGTGGCGACCGGTTCACCGTGAATCGCTCTATCTTGGTCGGCAACGGGATCGGTCCATACGATTTAGCACCTGTCTCCTTGGCCTTGTTCACGATATCGAGAGCCGACTTGTCAATCAACCGGTGATCGAACGCTTTCAACTTAATCCTGATTCTCTGCGCATCCATATCTAAATCCCCTGTTTACTTGATTATTTCCGACACCACACCTGCGCCGACGGTCCTTCCGCCCTCACGGATGGCAAA
This genomic window contains:
- the rpsJ gene encoding 30S ribosomal protein S10, producing MDAQRIRIKLKAFDHRLIDKSALDIVNKAKETGAKSYGPIPLPTKIERFTVNRSPHIDKKSREQFEIRTHKRLIDILEPNPSTLDALMKLDLPAGVEVEIKL